Below is a genomic region from Synergistales bacterium.
GGCGCGACTGGCCGTTGCCAACACCATGAAACGGCATCTCCGACGGCTGGAGGAGCTCCTCTTTTCCGAAAAACAGGCCTTCCGCGAAAGGGATCTCGAACACTACCTCCAGATCAACGAGGCCTTTCACTGCACCATCGCCGAAGCGAGCGGCAATAGAGTTCTGGGATCCTACATCAAGAATGTGCTTGCCAGAACCAATGTGTATGTCGTCTTCTACGATCCCTTTTACGAACTGGAGCACAACCCGAGCGTGGAGGAACACAGCGCGATCATCGAGGCGTTGCGGGCGCGGGACACAGGACAGACGGTTCACCATATGGAGCATCACCTTGCCCTCTCCCTGGAGATCCTCTCCGGGCCGCAGTAACGGCGATCATTGCAAAAAACGGGAAGGGCGCTCCGCGTGCTCTTCCCGTTTTTTTGCTACACTAACGGTTGGCGTGGCAATTGCCGATTCGAAGATAGAGGTACAACGATGAATGCGGGGTGGAAACGACCATGGACACGACGATTCCTATTTTGGATCTCAATCGCTCCTACGGGGAGATTGCCGAGGAGGTTCGCGGGGCTGTACAGAGGGTGCTGGATGGACAGCAGTTCATCCTCGGCCAGGAGGTCGCCGATTTCGAGGAACAGGCGGCGAATTTTCTTGGAGCGAATCATGCAACAGGGTGCGCCTCCGGCTCGGATGCCCTTCTTCTGGCGTTGATGAGTCTCGACCTCCAGGCCGGGGACGAGGTGATCACAACGCCCTTCAGCTTCTTTGCCACGGCCGGCGCCATCGAACGGCTTGGTGCAAAACCGGTGTTCTGCGATATCGATCCCGATTCGTTGAACCTTCGGCCCGATCTGATTGCGCGGGCTGTGGGGGAACGGACCAGGGCGATATTGCCTGTGCACATCTTTGGGCAGATGGCACCCATGAAGGAGATCCTCGAATTGGGAGCCTCCCGGAACATACCGGTGATCGAAGACTGTGCCCAGTCCTTCGGGGCTTTTGAGCTCTTTGAGGGGAAACCCTGTTACTCCGGTACGCTTGGGACGGCCGGCTGCTTTTCCTTTTTCCCGACGAAAAACCTCGGCGGCTGTGGTGACGGCGGGCTGATCACCACCAACGACGAGGGCATCTACCAACGGATCAGATCGCTGCGGGTTCATGGGGCGCTGAAGACCTATATCCATGAAGAGGTGGGGCTGAACAGCCGGCTGGATGCGTTGCAGGCGGCCATACTCTCCGTCAAATTGACCAGGCTGCCCCAGTGGAACGAACAGCGCCGTGAAGCGGCGGGGGTCTACTCCATTCTCTTCGGCGAGCACGGCCTGCTGGACCGTGTGCAGGTGCCGGTGGTCCAGGATGGGCGCAATCACATCTTCCACCAGTACGTTATCCAGTGCGACCGGCGGGATGCGCTCAAGGACTATCTCAGCCGACAGGGCATCGGAACCAAGGTATACTATCCGCTCTGTCTCCACAGACAGCCCTGTTTCGCCCACCTCGGCTATCAAGAAGGCGATCTGCCTGTCGCCGAAGAGGCGAGCCGCAGGGTTCTGGCGCTGCCGATCTTTCCGGGTATCACACCGGAAGAGCAAGAGCGGATTGTGGAAACCATCGCGGCCTTCTACGGGGGTTGACCATCATTGACCTATCGCCCCTCCTTGCGTATAATCGCTCTGTGCGAGGCAATGCGATGCCGGAGACAATATAAGGGAGGTACCCTCTATGTTTTTCCCTTTCTTTTTCGATTTTAGCATCATACTCTTGATTCCTGCTGTGATCTTTGCCGGATGGGCGCAGTTGAAGGTCAAGTCCTCCTTTGCCAAATACAGCAAGGTGCGCGCGGGCAGGGGTGTGACGGCCCGCCAGGTGGCTCGGCTGCTGCTTGACAGCTATGGACTGCAGCGCATTCCGGTGCGCCAGGTGGGCGGGCAGCTCACGGACAACTACAATCCCAGGGAGAAGACGCTCAATCTCTCGGAGAACGTCTACAACAGCAGCAGTATCGCGGCCATAGGCGTGGCGGCCCACGAGACGGGGCACGCGATTCAGGACCTGAAGAACTATGCACCCATGCGTATCCGAAATGCCATCGTGCCGGTGGCGAACCTCGGCTCGGGGCTTGCCTTCCCGCTCTTTTTCATCGGGCTGCTCTTCCAGGCCAGTGGGCTGATGACCCTGGGAATCCTGGTTTTCGTCGCCGTTCTGCTCTTTCATCTGGTGACGCTTCCGGTGGAGCTGGACGCGAGTTCGCGGGCGCTGCGCATCCTGGACAACAGGAGCGTTCTCTCGTCGGAGGAGCTGCGGGGCGCCAGGGCTGTTCTCAACGCGGCGGCCCTGACCTATGTCGCCGCGACGGTGATGGCGGCGGCGCAGCTGGTGCGGCTTCTGGTGTTGCGCAATATGTTCGGTGGTGACGAGTAGCCGGTTTCCGCAGACGATGAAGCTCGAGAAGGGGTAAAAATCGGTGAAATCGCAAATTGAAGGCTCGCCACTCCACGCTATAATGGGGTGGCGCCTTTTCTGTAGGGAGGATATCCGTGTACGGATGGTTGTTGCTGCTGTTGGTTCTCCTGGTGATGATACCGTGGTTTGGTGTGGCACTCCTCTTCTTTCTCCTGTTCTTTTTCCTCCTGTTCATACCTCTCGGCTTTGCGGCCAGTTCCTTTATCTGGCTTATCGTGGGGCCGAAGCAGCTCCTCAGTGTGCTGACCAACAGGCGGGTACGCCAGAACCACGCCCTTGAGCACGCAACGGCCACGATCCTCGAACGGCGCTACGGTGTGCGGGTCTCCGGGCTCGCCTACCGTGAAGGCTTTACGGTCAAGGCCTCACTGCCGGCTCCGGAGGTGGTCGCCGATACCGCGGCCCTCGCCTTGCGCCGATTGCAGCGTGGGGAGAGGGAGCTGGCGATTCATCCCAAGTGCGGGACCACGCTGGTGGTTGTGAATATTCTGTCGGCCCTTGTTTTTGTTACACTCCTTTTGGTGACGGGGCAAATCAGTATTCTCACGGTTGCTGTTGCGTTGCTGGTTGCGCATCTTGTAGGGCCGTTGGCGAGTGCCTTTGTGCAGCGCTACGTAACCACCCTGCCGGATGTAGAGGATGTACGCATTCTGGGGATCGAACCTGTGTTGCAGGATCGAAGACGACGCCGGCTGCACGTGATGGGGTACGCTGGAGGACAGTGGTTTGTCCGAACGCAATCGAAGAACGAACGGTACGAGGCTGCGGTTGTCGGGTAGATTTGCAGGAGGTGCACGCTTCCAAGGCTGCCTGTGGAATCTCGGGGAGGCGCATGAATGAAGAGATTTATGTATCTGA
It encodes:
- a CDS encoding GntR family transcriptional regulator, which produces MRGPRLYTTSADYVYQELRQRIITKQLKPGQRLPELNLAVEMGVSRTPVREALRKLSSEGLVDLVPHSGARLAMPSRAEMEDAYRVRAELEAFAARLAVANTMKRHLRRLEELLFSEKQAFRERDLEHYLQINEAFHCTIAEASGNRVLGSYIKNVLARTNVYVVFYDPFYELEHNPSVEEHSAIIEALRARDTGQTVHHMEHHLALSLEILSGPQ
- a CDS encoding DegT/DnrJ/EryC1/StrS family aminotransferase encodes the protein MDTTIPILDLNRSYGEIAEEVRGAVQRVLDGQQFILGQEVADFEEQAANFLGANHATGCASGSDALLLALMSLDLQAGDEVITTPFSFFATAGAIERLGAKPVFCDIDPDSLNLRPDLIARAVGERTRAILPVHIFGQMAPMKEILELGASRNIPVIEDCAQSFGAFELFEGKPCYSGTLGTAGCFSFFPTKNLGGCGDGGLITTNDEGIYQRIRSLRVHGALKTYIHEEVGLNSRLDALQAAILSVKLTRLPQWNEQRREAAGVYSILFGEHGLLDRVQVPVVQDGRNHIFHQYVIQCDRRDALKDYLSRQGIGTKVYYPLCLHRQPCFAHLGYQEGDLPVAEEASRRVLALPIFPGITPEEQERIVETIAAFYGG
- a CDS encoding zinc metallopeptidase, with the translated sequence MFFPFFFDFSIILLIPAVIFAGWAQLKVKSSFAKYSKVRAGRGVTARQVARLLLDSYGLQRIPVRQVGGQLTDNYNPREKTLNLSENVYNSSSIAAIGVAAHETGHAIQDLKNYAPMRIRNAIVPVANLGSGLAFPLFFIGLLFQASGLMTLGILVFVAVLLFHLVTLPVELDASSRALRILDNRSVLSSEELRGARAVLNAAALTYVAATVMAAAQLVRLLVLRNMFGGDE
- a CDS encoding DUF6391 domain-containing protein, giving the protein MYGWLLLLLVLLVMIPWFGVALLFFLLFFFLLFIPLGFAASSFIWLIVGPKQLLSVLTNRRVRQNHALEHATATILERRYGVRVSGLAYREGFTVKASLPAPEVVADTAALALRRLQRGERELAIHPKCGTTLVVVNILSALVFVTLLLVTGQISILTVAVALLVAHLVGPLASAFVQRYVTTLPDVEDVRILGIEPVLQDRRRRRLHVMGYAGGQWFVRTQSKNERYEAAVVG